A section of the Trichomycterus rosablanca isolate fTriRos1 chromosome 6, fTriRos1.hap1, whole genome shotgun sequence genome encodes:
- the grap2b gene encoding GRB2-related adapter protein 2b: MEAVGKFDFTATAEDELSFKKGEQIKILGTKDNWYRAEKCGIEGFVPKNYISINIPSWYQEDMSRQAATDALKTQPIGAFIIRGSQSSPGNFSISVRHELDVQHFKVMQDCRGQYFLWSEKFSSLNELVNYYTLNSISKHSCVRLFTDQRVSQPGVIPMDTYRSPLNAAPAASSHPQERDRLTRDKEVRSARPQAPPRPAETLQTPQIQVKALYDFIAEEKDELSFSAGDIIEVLEQSESFWWKGRLRGRTGFFPCNYIMRL; the protein is encoded by the exons ATGGAAGCAGTTGGCAAGTTTGACTTCACCGCCACAGCCGAGGATGAGCTAAGCTTCAAGAAAGGTGAACAAATTAAG ATTTTGGGGACTAAGGATAACTGGTACAGAGCTGAAAAATGCGGCATAGAGGGCTTCGTTCCGAAGAATTACATTTCCATCAACATCCCCAG CTGGTATCAGGAGGACATGAGTCGTCAAGCAGCCACGGATGCACTCAAGACCCAACCTATAGGCGCGTTTATCATACGTGGAAGCCAGAGCTCTCCAGGAAACTTCTCCATTTCTGTCAG GCATGAGCTGGACGTTCAGCACTTTAAGGTTATGCAGGACTGCAGGGGACAGTACTTTTTGTGGTCAGAGAAATTTAGCTCTCTAAATGAACTTGTAAATTACTACACACTCAACTCCATCTCCAAGCACAGCTGTGTCCGCCTTTTCACTGACCAGAGGgtgagccagccaggagtcatACCCATGGATACATACAGG AGTCCTttaaatgctgctcctgctgccAGTTCACACCCTCAG GAAAGAGACCGGTTGACGAGAGATAAAGAGGTTAGATCAGCACGACCCCAGGCCCCTCCTAGACCTGCGGAGACTCTCCAAACTCCACAG attCAGGTTAAGGCTCTGTATGACTTCATAGCAGAGGAGAAGGATGAGCTGTCATTCAGTGCTGGGGACATTATTGAGGTTCTAGAACAATCTGAATCATTCTGGTGGAAGGGCCGGCTTCGAGGCAGAACCGGATTCTTCCCCTGCAACTACATTATGCgcttataa